In Phreatobacter cathodiphilus, the genomic window CCATCCGCTTCCGCACCCTCGGCTGCTACCCGCTGACCGCGGCGGTGGAATCCGAGGCGACCGACGTTCCCGCCATCATCCGCGAACTGCTCGAAGCCAGGACCTCCGAACGGATCGGTCGCGTCATCGACCATGTCGGTTCGTCGATGGAGGACAAGAAGCGCGAGGGGTACTTCTGAATGGCATCCGAGCCCGGGCATACCGCCCTTCCCGCGCCGATGCGCCTCCCCCGCCTGCGCTTCATGACCTGCGGGTCCGTCGACGACGGCAAGAGCACGCTGATCGGCCGGCTCCTGATGGAGTCTGGCTCGGTCTTCGAGGATCATCTCGCCGAAGCCCTGCGTGCCGGACCTGGCGGCGGCCTCGACTTCTCCTTCCTCGTCGACGGCCTGAAGGCCGAGCGCGAGCAGGGCATCACCATCGACGTCGCCTATCGCTACTTCAACACGGCGAAACGCGCCTTTCTCATCGCCGACGCCCCGGGACACGAGCAATACACCCGCAACCAGGCGGCGGCGGCCTCGCAGACCCAGCTCGCCGTCGTCCTCGTCTCCGCCGTGGACGGCGTGCAGCGGCAGACGCGCCGCCATATGGCCATCGCGGCGCTCTTCGGCGTCCGCGACATCGTCGTGGCCGTGAACAAGATGGACCTCGCGGGCCGTGAAGCCGGCCCCTTCAACGCGGTCGCCGCGGAGCTGAAGGGCCTCGCGGCAGCCCTCGGATTGAGGACGGTCGCGGTCATCCCGCTGTCGGCGCGCGAAGGGGACAACGTCGTCACTCGCAGCACGGCGATGCCCTGGTACCAGGGCCCGACCCTTCTCGACGTCCTCGAAGGCTTCGAGCCCGCCGCCACCCCGGCGGCGGAACGAACGGTGCTCCCCGTCGCCCTCACCGGTCGCATGGACGGTGGCGGCCGCGTCTCCTTCGGCGAGGTGGCCGGCGGCCGCCTCACGATCGGCCAGAGGCTGCGGTCGCACCAGGGCCACGAGGCCGCGATCACCCGTCTCTGGTCTGCAGGCGTGGAGGTGAGCGGGGCCGGAACCGGCGAGGCGGTGGCGGTGGAGCTCGCCCCCGAACTCGACCTCGGGCGCGGCGCGGTCCTCTCCGACGGCACGGCCATGGCGCTGGCCAAGCAGCTGCGGGCGCGCTTCATCTGGTTGTCGCCCGAGCCGATCCAGCCGCGACGCACCTACGACATCGAGATCGGCACCGCCCGCGGCGCCGTCGCCTTTTCCAGGGTCGAAGGCCGGCTCGACCTCGACGCACTCGGCATCACGGCCCTCGACGACGACCTCGCGGCCAACGACATTGCGGTCGCCCGCCTGCAGCTCGCCACGGCCCTGCCCGCCCTGCCCTTCGCCGAGAACCGCAGGCTCGGGGCGTTCATCATCATCGACCGGACCAGCCGCCGCACCGTGGCCGCGGGCGTGGTCCTCTCGGTCGAGCGGCAGAACCAGGACACGCCCTGGCAGACCATGGTCGTCACCCCGGCGGACCGCGCCCTCTCGCTCGGCCAGTCGCCGCGGGTCGTCTGGCTGACCGGCCTGTCGGGCGCCGGCAAGAGCACCATCGCCGATCTCGTCGACCGCAAGCTCCATGCGCTCGGCCGACACAGCGTCGTTCTCGACGGCGACAATCTGCGTCATGGTCTCACCGCCGATCTCGGCTTTTCCGACGCGGACCGCAGCGAGAACGTTCGGCGGGTCGCCCATGTGGCCGCCCTCATGGCGGATGCCGGGCTCATCGTCGTCGTGTCGCTCATCTCGCCCTTCCGCGCCGACCGCGAGAAGGCCCGCGAGACGGTCGGTCCGGGGCGTTTCATCGAGGTCTTCGTCGACGCCTCGCTGGAGACCTGCCGGGCCCGTGATCCCAAGGGCATGTATGCCCGCGCCCTCGCCGGCAACCTGCCCCGCTTCACCGGCATCGGCGCCGCCTACGAGCGGCCGGAAGCCCCCGATCTTCATCTCGACTCGGAGGGCCGCTCGGCGGAGGACAACGCCGACGCCGTTCTCGAGCGCCTCGGCCTGGCCGCGAAGGCGAGGTAGCAAAAAGGACTTTGGTCCTTATGAAGATTTTATTCCTTGACATTGAGGTTCTGATCGAGCATCCTCGCTCGTCAGGAGATGCACGATGTCGGACGCCACCCCTCGCCTTTCGTTGCCGTTGATCGCCCCCGCCCAGGCGCAGAAGCACATCACTCACAACGAGGCGCTGCTGGCCCTCGACCGGCTCGTCCACCTCACGGCGGCGGACCGGCGGAACGAGCCTTCGGCCGCTCCGGCCGAGGGCGTCCGTCATCTGGTCGGCGATGCACCGACCGGCGCCTTTGCCGGCCACGCGGACGAGGTCGCGACCTTCGAGGCGGGCTTCTGGCGTTTCGAGGCCCCCGCCGCCGGCTGGCTCGCCTGGCTGTCGGAGGAGGACGTCGCGCTGGTCTTCGACGGCACCACCTGGCGCGACCTGAAGCCGCGCCGCGCGGACCGGCTGGGTGTGGGCACGCCCGCCGACAACACCAACCGGCTGGCGGTGGCGAGCCCCGCCGTGCTGTTCACCCATGCCGGCGAGGGCACGCAGGTGAAGGTGAACAAGGCCGCGCCCGCCGATACGGCGAGCCTTCTGTTCCAGACGGGCTGGTCGGGACGGGCGGAGATCGGCACGGCGGGCGACGACAAGCTGCATGTGAAGGTCAGCGCGGACGGCGCCGTCTGGACCGAAGCGCTGGTCGTGGATTCCGCCACCGGCCATGTCGGCATCGGCACCGCCGCCCCCGCGGCGGCGCTGGAGCTGGTGGCGGCGACCGTCTCCCCGGCCCGCGGCATCGTCAACACCCAGATCACCGCCAACGCCGCGGCGGCCCTGGCGGCCTTCCGCAAGGCGCGTGGGACCACGGCGGCCCCGGCCGCCGCCGAGAGCGGAGACTATTGCGGCGCCTTCAACTTCAGCGGCCACGACGGCACCGCCTATCTGACCACGGCCGGCTTCGGCGCCCGGATCACCGGCGCGGTCGCGGCCGGGTCGGTGCCGCAGGACCTGTTCTTCTACGCCACCGGCGGGGCTCCCACGGGCAACCCCTATCTGGACGATCAGGTGCACATGGTCGTCACCGGCACCGGTCGCGTCGGCGTCGGTACGACCGCCCCGCGGGTCACGCTGGAGGTCGACGGCCCGGTCATGTGCAAGAGCTATGCGGTCGCCGGACTGCCGGCCGCCGACGCCGGTGCGGGCCAGATCGTGATGGTCGCGGACGAAAGCGGCGGCCCGGTCCTGGCCTTCTCGGACGGGACGGCCTGGCGGCGGGTGACGGACCGGGCGGTGGTGACGTGAGCAGGCTGCGCCGACGCGACGGTCCGGGCGGCCCGCTCAGCCCTCGCGAGAGTCGCTCGGGCGCAGCCGCAGGCGCAGGTCCTGCGCGAGCCGCTCGGGCTCGCGGTCACGGTCGCGAACGCGGCGGGCGGGAATGCCGGCATTGACGGTCCAGGGCTCAAGATCGCGATTGACGAGCGACAGGGCGCCCACCGTTGCTCCGTCGTTCACCTTGGTCCCCGGAAGGACGATCGTATTGGCTCCGATGACGGCGTGCTCCCCTATGACGATGGGACCATGGATCACCGCCTTGAGATCATCGGGCACGAGGGGTCCGGTCATGGCGCGTCCCGAGAAATCGTCCGTCGAGCTGATCAGCCGCGTCCCTTGTGAGATGCCCGCAAAATTGCTCACGGTGACCTCGCCGGCGCCCAATATGGAAACGCCTGTGGCGATATGAACGAAGCTCCCGATGGTCAGCCGGCTGCCAACGGAGATGACGCAATAGGGATCGATCCGGACATTGTCGCCGATGAAGATCCGGTCGCTGTTGTTGATCACGCAGGTCGCGTGGATACGGACATTGGAGCCGAGCGCACCCCACTCCAGCGCCGCCAGTTCGGCGTCCGAAAGGTAATCTGCGTTGAGCCGGGTCGAACGGGTCATCGCCGCGTGTGCCACTTCAGGAGTTCCGATCGCAGCAGAAGGTCCAGGTCGAGCTCTCCGGCCTCGGGAAGGCTGCGGACATAGTCGGCCTCCCCGATCCGGTTGCGATCGATCCGGGCGCCCCTGAGATAATGAAGAATTCTCACATTCTCTGCCGTGACGCCGTGGAGTGAGGCATGGAGCGGATCATTGGCCGCATTGAACCGGGCATCAAGGAGCTTCGTCTCGATCGCCCCCTGCAGACAGGCGATCGAGAGCGCCAGCTGACAGCGCATGAAGCTCTGCGTGATCCCGCCGAGCCGATCCATGATGGGGTCCATCCGGCCGGCGATGAGATCGAACGCGCGGCGGTTCATCGCGATCACGCCGAGATTGAAATAGGGCGGCGAGAGAGGGAAGCGCCCCGACGTGTCGCAGGAATAGCGTTGCAGCCGGTCAGGCATCGCCAGGCCGAAACGCGCCAGAAGCTCGGGCCAGTATTGTTCGGAGGTCGATGGCGGCAGGGTCGGTCCGTTTTCCTCGGGCGGATAATGCGCCATGTGCCCCGTCACGACGCCGTGGTCGGTGACCCCCGCAAGGGACAGGTCGCCGATCTCGCGCACCAGGACCGTATCCGCATCGCAGAACAGGATGGTCCCGGCGGAGGGCTCGGGTCCCAGGAAACGGCTGTTGGCCGTCCCGTACATGTCATAGCGATCGAAAACCGCGTCGGGGACCCGGTGCCAGAAGACGGGCCAGTCCGTGCTCCAGGCATTCTGCGCCCTCACCGCGTCGAGGTCGCATTTCTCCCCCACATAGATGTGAAGCGGACAGAAACGGTACTGACCGCCAAGCGATCGCAGCCGGAAATTGAAGAACTCCACCTGGGCGAAAAAAGCCGGCCGAGGAGCGATCGGAATACGAAACTCGAAATCCACCAGGCGTGCCTATTCTAATTCAACAAGCCCGCCACAGTACCGACGATCTCGTCGCGAACAACCGGATCATCGCTCGCGCGCACGGGCAGCGCGCACATCCGGCGCGATAGATCCTCCGCCACGGGGCAGATCGCCGTTTGGGAAAGGGCCGGCCACTGCGACAGGCTCGGCCGATAGTAGCGCCGGATCTCGACCCCACCCCGCGCCGCCTCTGCCTCGATCCGGTCGGCGTCGCCCTCGTCGAGCGCCAGGTAGGGAATACATTGCCAGGGCGCGTCGGCCACTCCGCAGGGAAGCGTCTGCCGCAGCCTCCGCGATCGAGCCAGATACTCCGTCGCGTAGGCCTGCCGGTGAGCGACCGCTTCGTCGATCCGGTCGAGCTGGGCAAGGGCCACCGCCGCGTGGAATTCCGACATCTTGCCGTTGAACCCCCAGCGCGCGCCCTCGTGGCCGCGCTGCAGGCCGAAATTGAGCGCTGCACGGAGGTCCGTCTCGCGATCCGCGTGAGCGAAAACGACCCCGCCCTCCCCCGCGCAGAACGTCTTCGTGGCGTGAAGGGAGAAGACCTCAAACACCCCGGGATGGGCGGGGAGCGGCTTGCGCGCGATGCCGAGGCCGGCCGCATTGTCGATGATGACCGGACAACCCTGTTCCCGGCAGAAGGCGATCGCGTCGCTGAAATCGGTCGCCATGCCGAACGGCGCGACCAGCATCACCGCGCCCGGTCTCTCCGAGGCGAAGGCCTGCTCCAGGATATCCCGGGTGACCGCCCATGTCCGCGGATCGACGTCGATGACGCGGGGCGTCAGATTGGCTGCGAACACCGCCCCGGCCGACGCGGGAAAGGTGAAAGCCGGAACGAGAACGTCCCCCGCCTTGCATGAGACGATCAGTGCGGCCGACAGGCCGGCCGTCGCACTGGCCGCCGCAACGCACCGCTCGTCGCGGTGGCCGAACCGGCTGCAGAGGCGTTCCTCGAAGCGGCGCGACAGGGGGCCGAAATTGGAGAAGATACGCCCGTCATAGGCCTCCTGCAGGAAGGCCGCGTAAGCACTGGGCGGTGGCATGACGGGATCGACAAACCGATGTCTGACCATCAGGATCCTCCTTCGACCGGGGCTGGCCGCCCTCAGTCCGTCTCGATGATGGCATCGCCGTTGCGAAGGCTGATCTGGCTGGAGCAGAGAAGGTCGGCGCCGGAATGGCTGACCCGGAACAGGAACGCGTCCACCAGCCGGTGCATGAAGACCGCCTCGTCGTTCTCTACCTTTCCGACACCCGCATTGCAGAAATAGGTGCCGGGTGACAGCAGGTTGCGGAACGGAAAGCGCACCCGCACCCGCTGCCCCGCCCGGTAGGGCTTCCCCTTCCCCAGCAGGGCCGAGCTCTGGCCGAAGAGATGCAGGCCGGAGACGTCCCGGATCGCCATGCCAAAGCCTGCATTGGCCACGTCGTCGAGAAAGTCGACGTCGTAGCAATAGAGATAATCCTGGCCGAAATGGATCACGTTGACGGTGACGCCCTGCGCGTTCTCGATGTGGATGTTCGATATGGTCGCGCCGTTGACCGGATAGGCGACGGTCGACTGGCTGACGAGGTTCGGATCGAACAAATCGGGATCGAGGGTTTCCGCCGGGGGCGGGGTAACGCCCGCCTCGACCTGCTCCGGCGGAGCGGGCGCCTCGCCCCCGACGTGGCCGGCCTTCAGCGCCGCGCGCTCCTGGGCGAGGTCCTCCGGCCGGACCGTCAGCAGCCGCTGATACTGGTTCACCACCGTCTTCGGATCGCCATCCATGAGCTTCTCGCCCCCATCCATGAGGATGGCCCGGTCGCAGAGCTGAACGATGGTCTGGGCGCCGTGGCTGACGAAGAGAATGGTGCCGCCGCGCTCCTTGATGGCCTCGATGCGGGCGAAGCACTTGCGCTGGAAGGCTTCATCCCCCACCGCCAGGGCCTCGTCGACGACGAGAATATCCGGCTCGACCGCGGTGGCCACCGCGAAGGCGAGGCGCACGAACATGCCGGAGGAGTAGGTCTTCACCGGCCGCTCGATGAACTCGCCGATCCCCGCGAAGTCGGCGATCTGGTCGAAGCGGGCGTCCATCTCCTCGCGGCTGAAGCCGAGGATGGCGCCGTTCATGTAGACGTTCTCGCGGCCGGTGAACTCGCCGTTGAAGCCGGCGCCGAGTTCGAGCAGCGCGGCGATGCGGCCCGTCACCTCCACCGTGCCGGAGGTCGGCTGCAGGGTTCCGCAGATCACCTGCAGGAGCGTGGACTTGCCGCAGCCGTTGCGGCCGATGATGCCGACGGTCTCGCCGCGATGGATGTCGAGCGAGATGTCGTGCAGGGCCGGGAACTCGGTGAAGCGCCTGAGCCGCCCCAGCGTCGCCATCTGGATGAGCCGGTCCTCCGGACGCTCGTAGATCCGGTAGACCTTGGAGAGGTTGCGGATGCGGATATCGACTTCAGAGGACATCCGCGAAGCCCTTGCGCGTCTTTTGGAAGAAGGCGAAGCCCAGCCCCGCCACGGCGAGACCGCCGGCCAGCGCCACGAGATAGGACACCACCTCCGGCAACCGCCCGAAGATCATGGCGTCGCGGACGGTCTCGACGCTGTAGGCGATGGGGCTGTAGCTCGCGACCGGACGGATCCATTCCGGCAGCGCCGTGACGGGGTAGAAGATCGGACTGAGGAACATGAGGGCGGTCACGACGGGCGGAATGATCTGTCCGACGTCGCGGACATAGACGCCGAGGGAGGAGAGAAACCAGGCGACGCCGAGCGTGAACAGGCACAGCGGGACGATCAGAAACGGTACGAGGAGCGTCGGCCAGTGAAAGCCGGAACCGATGGTGACCTGGAAGGCGATGAGAACGGCAAATGAAATGCCGGCCTGAAACAGCGCCGACCCCAGCGCGACGACGGCAAGGACGTGGAGCGGGAAGACCACCTTCTTCACCAGATTCGGCTGGGACGTGACGAGCATCGGTGCCCGGCCGAAGACCTCGGAGAAGAGGCTGAAGGCCGTCAAGCCGGCGAACAGGATCAGCGCATACTCGGTCAGGCTCGTCTCGGTCGACCCGCCCCATCGCGCCCGGAAGACGACGGCGAAGACGAAGGTGAAAATGGCCAGCATGAACAGCGGCGTCAAAAACGACCAGAGCACGCCGAGGACCGACCCCCGGTAGCGGGATTCGATCTCGCGAACGATGAGCTGATACGTGATCGAGCCCGGGAAAGCGTTGGACACTACGAAATCCTTCGACGTTGCACGCTCGGACACTCCAGCTCGCCGTCACTCTCGATTGCCCACTTCGGGTCCCTGATCCCGCCGCCGTGCGACGTTCTCAGGCAACCCGGCGTGGTCGGACCGTCTTATGCCGCCTCGCTGGGCACCCGTGCCAGCGCATCCCGCATCCGCTTGCGCAGTTGTTCGAGGGTGAAGTACCGGTCGAAGGTCGAGCGGGCGGCCCGCCCGATGCCGGCCCATTGCCGGCGTGACTGCAGCGCCCTCGACAGGGCGCCCGCCAGGTCGTGGGGCGAACCCGAGGTTGCGACGAAGCCGTTTGCGCCGTCCTTCAGATAGGCGGCCAGACCCACCTCCGGCCCGAGGACGACGACCTTGCCGAGCGCCATCGCTTCCGCGCCGACCAGCGAGAACGGCTCGTCCCGCGAGGGAATGAGGAGGATGTCGGCGGCGCCGATCTCCTCCAGCGCACCCTCCGGCGACAAGGCTCCGACGAACGTCACGTCGGGCCTTCCACCGGCCAGCCGCAGAATTTCCTTGTGAAAATGCGGATCCAGCGTTCGTCCGACGATCCTGAGGGCGATGTCTCCGCCATGTTGCTGCCTGACGATGTCGAGGGCTGCGATGGCGAGATCCTGCCCCTTCCGTTCCTCGATCGACCCGACCACGGCGACCACGACGGAATTCGTCTTCTTCCTGCGCGCCGGCTTCGGAGGGGATACGAACAGGCCGATCTCGTTCACTGTGACGTCCGGTCGATAGGGCGCGACGGCGGCCCTCACCCGTTCGCAGGTCGCCCACACCTGCTTGGGCGCCTTGAACACGTTCGCGATCTCCGGGTTCTCGGCACAGATGTCGCTGACGAGCCGCGACTCGTGGATGTACCAGTAGGTTTCGACCTCGGCCGCGCATTGCGCCACGATGGGCCAGGCGACCACCGTGTTGGCGACCATCGCGTCGAAGTTGCGGACGAAGGCATGGACCGACGGATGCCCGCTCAGGATGAGCTGATCGATGATGACGAACACGCCGTTGGCCCGCAGCTTGGCGGCGTAGGGGCCGTCGGCCGGGCTGACGGCCACGACGAAATGCCCCTCCTGGACCAGTGCCACGGCCACCTCGAAGAGCACCCTCGGAGCACCGCTGTTGGTCAGGTCGTGGAACACGAGGAGAATGTCCCGTCCATCCGCGCGCGTGCGCGGCTCGGCCCCCACCGGCGGCAGAAGCTGATAGTCCTGCTGCGAGTCGTGGTAGAGGATCCCCGCCATCTGCGGATGGAAGAACGGATCGTATGAGATGAACTCGGGCCACTTCTTGAGGGTCTTGATGTCGACCTTCGTCTTCGGCTTGGGTTTGCTGGCACCGGCCTTTTTGGTTTCCCCGATCGACACGTGACCGATGTGGAAGAGTTCGGCGTGCGGGGTGTAGACGCAGGCCAGGCCCGCCG contains:
- the cysC gene encoding adenylyl-sulfate kinase; protein product: MASEPGHTALPAPMRLPRLRFMTCGSVDDGKSTLIGRLLMESGSVFEDHLAEALRAGPGGGLDFSFLVDGLKAEREQGITIDVAYRYFNTAKRAFLIADAPGHEQYTRNQAAAASQTQLAVVLVSAVDGVQRQTRRHMAIAALFGVRDIVVAVNKMDLAGREAGPFNAVAAELKGLAAALGLRTVAVIPLSAREGDNVVTRSTAMPWYQGPTLLDVLEGFEPAATPAAERTVLPVALTGRMDGGGRVSFGEVAGGRLTIGQRLRSHQGHEAAITRLWSAGVEVSGAGTGEAVAVELAPELDLGRGAVLSDGTAMALAKQLRARFIWLSPEPIQPRRTYDIEIGTARGAVAFSRVEGRLDLDALGITALDDDLAANDIAVARLQLATALPALPFAENRRLGAFIIIDRTSRRTVAAGVVLSVERQNQDTPWQTMVVTPADRALSLGQSPRVVWLTGLSGAGKSTIADLVDRKLHALGRHSVVLDGDNLRHGLTADLGFSDADRSENVRRVAHVAALMADAGLIVVVSLISPFRADREKARETVGPGRFIEVFVDASLETCRARDPKGMYARALAGNLPRFTGIGAAYERPEAPDLHLDSEGRSAEDNADAVLERLGLAAKAR
- a CDS encoding DUF2793 domain-containing protein, with product MSDATPRLSLPLIAPAQAQKHITHNEALLALDRLVHLTAADRRNEPSAAPAEGVRHLVGDAPTGAFAGHADEVATFEAGFWRFEAPAAGWLAWLSEEDVALVFDGTTWRDLKPRRADRLGVGTPADNTNRLAVASPAVLFTHAGEGTQVKVNKAAPADTASLLFQTGWSGRAEIGTAGDDKLHVKVSADGAVWTEALVVDSATGHVGIGTAAPAAALELVAATVSPARGIVNTQITANAAAALAAFRKARGTTAAPAAAESGDYCGAFNFSGHDGTAYLTTAGFGARITGAVAAGSVPQDLFFYATGGAPTGNPYLDDQVHMVVTGTGRVGVGTTAPRVTLEVDGPVMCKSYAVAGLPAADAGAGQIVMVADESGGPVLAFSDGTAWRRVTDRAVVT
- a CDS encoding acyltransferase, which translates into the protein MTRSTRLNADYLSDAELAALEWGALGSNVRIHATCVINNSDRIFIGDNVRIDPYCVISVGSRLTIGSFVHIATGVSILGAGEVTVSNFAGISQGTRLISSTDDFSGRAMTGPLVPDDLKAVIHGPIVIGEHAVIGANTIVLPGTKVNDGATVGALSLVNRDLEPWTVNAGIPARRVRDRDREPERLAQDLRLRLRPSDSREG
- a CDS encoding DegT/DnrJ/EryC1/StrS family aminotransferase, which produces MVRHRFVDPVMPPPSAYAAFLQEAYDGRIFSNFGPLSRRFEERLCSRFGHRDERCVAAASATAGLSAALIVSCKAGDVLVPAFTFPASAGAVFAANLTPRVIDVDPRTWAVTRDILEQAFASERPGAVMLVAPFGMATDFSDAIAFCREQGCPVIIDNAAGLGIARKPLPAHPGVFEVFSLHATKTFCAGEGGVVFAHADRETDLRAALNFGLQRGHEGARWGFNGKMSEFHAAVALAQLDRIDEAVAHRQAYATEYLARSRRLRQTLPCGVADAPWQCIPYLALDEGDADRIEAEAARGGVEIRRYYRPSLSQWPALSQTAICPVAEDLSRRMCALPVRASDDPVVRDEIVGTVAGLLN
- a CDS encoding ABC transporter ATP-binding protein; translation: MSSEVDIRIRNLSKVYRIYERPEDRLIQMATLGRLRRFTEFPALHDISLDIHRGETVGIIGRNGCGKSTLLQVICGTLQPTSGTVEVTGRIAALLELGAGFNGEFTGRENVYMNGAILGFSREEMDARFDQIADFAGIGEFIERPVKTYSSGMFVRLAFAVATAVEPDILVVDEALAVGDEAFQRKCFARIEAIKERGGTILFVSHGAQTIVQLCDRAILMDGGEKLMDGDPKTVVNQYQRLLTVRPEDLAQERAALKAGHVGGEAPAPPEQVEAGVTPPPAETLDPDLFDPNLVSQSTVAYPVNGATISNIHIENAQGVTVNVIHFGQDYLYCYDVDFLDDVANAGFGMAIRDVSGLHLFGQSSALLGKGKPYRAGQRVRVRFPFRNLLSPGTYFCNAGVGKVENDEAVFMHRLVDAFLFRVSHSGADLLCSSQISLRNGDAIIETD
- a CDS encoding ABC transporter permease gives rise to the protein MSERATSKDFVVSNAFPGSITYQLIVREIESRYRGSVLGVLWSFLTPLFMLAIFTFVFAVVFRARWGGSTETSLTEYALILFAGLTAFSLFSEVFGRAPMLVTSQPNLVKKVVFPLHVLAVVALGSALFQAGISFAVLIAFQVTIGSGFHWPTLLVPFLIVPLCLFTLGVAWFLSSLGVYVRDVGQIIPPVVTALMFLSPIFYPVTALPEWIRPVASYSPIAYSVETVRDAMIFGRLPEVVSYLVALAGGLAVAGLGFAFFQKTRKGFADVL